The following are encoded together in the Desulfatibacillum aliphaticivorans DSM 15576 genome:
- a CDS encoding inositol monophosphatase family protein, whose amino-acid sequence MADFEKIEHTALAAAHGAAKVLLKYYGRARVVKKKGEIDLLTQADKASEEIIVEAIARAFPDHAILAEEGSGKEADSEYTWIVDPLDGTTNYAHGLPLFSISIGLARAEKTIFGLVLNPVTQELFVAKEGQGATLNSRPISVSDQTDLQDSLVVTGFPYGLKTMMPELMDRFSAVLPKVQGVRRLGSAALDLCYVACGRFDGFWEQNLAPWDTAAGECIVREAGGKVTDFAENEFSPGGSQILATNGKIHDAFLPLIC is encoded by the coding sequence GTGGCGGATTTTGAAAAAATTGAACACACAGCTCTTGCCGCAGCCCACGGGGCCGCCAAAGTGCTGTTGAAATATTACGGACGCGCCCGGGTGGTGAAGAAAAAGGGGGAAATCGACCTTTTAACCCAGGCGGATAAAGCCTCCGAGGAAATTATTGTGGAGGCCATTGCCAGGGCCTTTCCGGACCACGCCATCCTGGCCGAGGAAGGAAGCGGCAAGGAAGCCGATAGCGAATACACCTGGATTGTGGACCCCCTGGACGGAACCACCAATTACGCCCACGGCCTGCCCTTGTTTTCCATTTCAATCGGCCTGGCCCGGGCGGAAAAAACCATCTTCGGGCTGGTCCTGAATCCGGTGACCCAGGAGTTGTTCGTCGCCAAAGAGGGACAAGGGGCGACCCTGAACTCCAGGCCCATCTCGGTTTCCGACCAGACGGACCTTCAGGACAGCCTGGTGGTGACCGGATTTCCATACGGGCTGAAGACCATGATGCCGGAGTTGATGGACCGGTTTTCTGCCGTGCTGCCCAAGGTGCAGGGCGTTCGCAGGCTGGGCTCAGCCGCCCTGGACCTGTGTTACGTGGCCTGCGGAAGATTTGACGGATTCTGGGAGCAAAACCTTGCTCCATGGGATACCGCCGCCGGAGAATGCATCGTCCGGGAGGCGGGAGGCAAAGTCACGGACTTCGCCGAAAATGAGTTTTCCCCCGGCGGGAGCCAGATCCTCGCCACGAACGGGAAAATTCATGATGCGTTTTTACCTTTGATATGTTAA
- a CDS encoding sigma-54-dependent transcriptional regulator, with protein sequence MSRDLTILVADDDRTTTAILKNTLEKQSLTPVVANDGIQALKILEETPVDLVIADYQMPGLDGFELLQAMKDRGMDIPFVMVTAHGSVDMTMNAMRLGAIEYLVKPVDPLDIVVLVEKTLNINRMKSRLSRLQKEVEKKYHFTNIVGQSPQMQILFESIHKASKSTANVLITGESGTGKELAAKAVHYNGPLKEGPFVAVNCSAFSSGTLESELFGHVKGAFTDAHRDHMGRFELANKGTLFLDEVGDIPADIQVKLLRVLQDKTFERVGAQEPIHSDFRLVAATNRDLKDLVRKGKFREDLFYRLNVIGMTTPALREHPEDIPLLISHFLKRYGQVGGRSIKTLSMHAMKIMQEYRWPGNVRQLENAIESAAAMCDGSMIRTADLPLEITAPQSEDPLRVDAYRGTLPEVVERIEKHMILKALEQNQWVKAHAARTLGVSERVVSYKMANYGLTKDKAKPTKS encoded by the coding sequence ATGAGTCGTGATTTGACAATATTGGTTGCGGACGACGATAGAACGACGACCGCAATCCTAAAAAATACATTAGAAAAGCAATCTCTCACTCCGGTAGTGGCCAACGACGGCATCCAGGCCCTTAAAATCCTGGAAGAGACCCCGGTGGATCTGGTGATCGCCGACTACCAAATGCCCGGATTGGATGGCTTTGAATTGCTGCAGGCCATGAAAGACCGGGGTATGGATATTCCTTTCGTCATGGTGACCGCTCACGGCAGCGTGGACATGACCATGAACGCCATGCGTCTGGGAGCCATTGAGTATCTCGTCAAACCAGTGGATCCATTGGATATCGTTGTGTTGGTGGAGAAGACCCTTAACATCAACAGGATGAAATCCCGCCTGTCCCGGCTGCAAAAGGAAGTGGAGAAGAAATACCACTTCACCAATATTGTCGGCCAAAGCCCCCAGATGCAGATCCTGTTCGAGAGCATCCACAAGGCCTCCAAAAGCACAGCCAACGTCCTCATCACCGGAGAAAGCGGGACCGGCAAGGAGCTTGCCGCCAAAGCCGTCCATTATAACGGCCCCTTGAAGGAAGGTCCTTTTGTGGCGGTCAACTGCTCGGCCTTTTCCTCCGGCACCCTGGAAAGCGAGCTGTTCGGGCATGTTAAAGGCGCTTTCACCGACGCCCACCGGGACCATATGGGCCGCTTTGAGCTGGCGAACAAGGGCACCCTGTTCCTGGACGAAGTGGGCGACATCCCGGCCGACATCCAGGTGAAGCTGCTTAGGGTGCTCCAGGATAAGACCTTTGAACGGGTCGGCGCCCAGGAACCCATCCACTCGGACTTCCGCCTGGTGGCCGCCACAAACCGCGACCTCAAAGACCTGGTCCGCAAGGGAAAATTCCGGGAAGACCTCTTTTACAGGTTGAACGTGATCGGCATGACCACCCCGGCTTTGCGGGAGCACCCGGAAGACATCCCTCTTTTGATCTCCCACTTCCTTAAAAGGTACGGGCAGGTGGGCGGCAGAAGCATTAAGACTCTTTCCATGCACGCCATGAAAATCATGCAGGAATACCGGTGGCCCGGAAACGTCCGGCAGCTTGAAAACGCCATTGAAAGCGCCGCCGCCATGTGCGATGGCAGCATGATCCGCACCGCGGACCTTCCCCTTGAGATCACCGCGCCCCAGAGCGAAGACCCTCTGAGGGTAGATGCTTATCGGGGAACCTTGCCTGAAGTGGTGGAGCGCATTGAAAAACATATGATTTTAAAGGCCTTGGAACAAAATCAATGGGTGAAAGCCCATGCAGCCCGCACCTTGGGCGTGAGCGAACGCGTCGTCTCCTACAAAATGGCCAATTACGGCCTGACCAAAGACAAAGCCAAGCCGACAAAATCGTAG
- a CDS encoding prepilin peptidase, which translates to MSTALVPVLPYIFVLAFGLIVGSFLNVCIFRIPEGGIPFSEPRSHCPQCNAQIAWYDNIPVASYIVLTGKCRACKASISIRYPLVELASGMFALACAVNFGFTWAALVYYLLIATLLVITFIDLDHMIIPNIITLPGIPIGIAASFLLPELSLAQSLIGVAVGGGGLFAVSELFYLLRKKEGMGMGDVKLLGMLGAFFGVKGVLFTIMAGAFVGTFVGLILIPLNRSKGLDLRIPFGPFLASGAIVYIFWGEFLIYKYLEYARGGF; encoded by the coding sequence ATGTCTACAGCTCTGGTCCCGGTGCTACCCTATATATTCGTCCTCGCGTTCGGCCTGATCGTAGGCAGTTTTCTCAATGTTTGCATCTTCCGCATCCCGGAGGGGGGCATTCCGTTCAGCGAACCCCGCTCCCACTGCCCCCAGTGCAACGCCCAAATAGCCTGGTACGATAACATCCCCGTGGCGTCTTATATTGTGTTGACGGGCAAATGCCGGGCCTGCAAGGCCTCCATCTCCATAAGATATCCTTTGGTGGAGCTGGCTTCCGGAATGTTCGCCCTGGCCTGCGCCGTCAATTTCGGCTTCACCTGGGCGGCCCTGGTTTACTACCTGCTCATTGCAACCCTCCTGGTCATCACCTTTATCGACCTTGATCACATGATCATACCCAATATAATCACTCTGCCGGGAATTCCCATAGGCATTGCGGCATCTTTTTTGCTCCCGGAACTCAGCCTGGCCCAATCCCTGATTGGAGTAGCTGTGGGCGGCGGGGGCCTGTTCGCCGTATCCGAATTGTTTTACCTGCTCAGAAAAAAAGAAGGCATGGGCATGGGCGACGTCAAGCTCCTGGGCATGCTGGGGGCATTCTTCGGCGTTAAGGGGGTTTTGTTCACCATCATGGCCGGGGCCTTTGTGGGAACCTTCGTGGGGTTGATCCTCATCCCCCTGAACCGCTCCAAGGGATTGGATTTGAGAATCCCATTCGGCCCATTCCTTGCCTCAGGCGCTATCGTGTATATCTTTTGGGGAGAATTTTTGATTTACAAGTATTTGGAGTACGCTCGTGGCGGATTTTGA
- the lon gene encoding endopeptidase La encodes MAHTDTDDLVGLLDADDQNLDIPATLPMLPVRDVVVFTHMIIPLFVGRDKSVRAVDAAMAKDRFLFLATQMDGAVENPESDQIFKHGTAARILRVLKLPDGRVKVLVQGLAKAKIVRYTKKSDMFRVRIELLHEEDLGDLDMETEALMRNVKESCEKILGLRGELTPDVTMVLDGIDHPGRLADLVASNLNLKIEEAQSIFEAIDPVQRLLAVNGFVSREVELSAMQARIQSSVRDEISKSQKDYFLREQMRAINRELGEVDEKTQEIKEYQDKIRKAKMPKEAKEEADRQLKRLEQMHPEAGEAPTVRTYLDWLVEVPWKKATKDTLDIKKAKEILEEDHYGLEKVKDRILEYLAVRKLNPKMKGPILCFVGPPGVGKTSLGKSIARAMGRKFYRLSLGGIRDEAEIRGHRRTYIGALPGRIIQGLKHCKSNNPVFMMDEIDKIGADFRGDPSSALLEALDPEQNFAFSDHYLNVPFDLSSVMFITTANMTDTIPSALLDRMEVINLAGYTENEKVLIAQQYLVPRQVKENGLKPEDITISGNALLKMATEYTSESGLRNLEREIGTLCRKVSRKIAEGKKGPYQITASSLVKYLGLEKFLPEMDQEEPQIGLATGLAWTHWGGEALYIETTLMRGKGELVLTGQLGEVMQESARAALSYARTNEDELEIDPDLFDNFDIHIHVPAGAIPKDGPSAGIAMTTALVSALTERPVANDIAMTGEVTIRGRVLPIGGLREKSLGALRAGIKTIIIPEKNKKELSEVPQQVRRKLKYITVSHVNEVLEKALLPAEKKKAPPKKKPAKKAAKPKAKKTQPKAKTTEAADK; translated from the coding sequence ATGGCCCATACTGATACGGACGATCTTGTCGGACTGCTAGATGCTGACGACCAGAATCTTGATATACCCGCCACCCTTCCCATGCTTCCGGTTAGGGATGTGGTGGTGTTCACCCACATGATTATCCCCCTGTTTGTGGGCAGGGACAAATCCGTGCGCGCCGTGGATGCAGCCATGGCCAAAGACCGCTTTTTGTTTTTGGCCACCCAGATGGACGGCGCCGTGGAAAACCCGGAATCGGACCAAATTTTCAAGCACGGCACTGCGGCCCGGATTCTGCGCGTACTCAAGCTGCCGGACGGCCGGGTTAAGGTGCTGGTTCAGGGCCTGGCCAAGGCTAAAATCGTCCGCTACACCAAAAAATCCGATATGTTCCGGGTGCGCATCGAACTGCTTCATGAAGAGGACCTGGGCGATTTGGATATGGAAACCGAAGCCCTCATGCGCAACGTGAAGGAAAGCTGCGAAAAGATTTTGGGGCTTCGGGGAGAACTCACCCCGGACGTCACCATGGTCCTGGACGGCATCGACCATCCCGGACGGCTGGCCGACCTGGTCGCTTCCAACCTGAATCTGAAAATCGAAGAAGCCCAGAGCATTTTCGAGGCCATCGATCCGGTCCAGCGCCTCCTGGCGGTCAACGGATTCGTCTCCCGGGAAGTGGAGCTTTCGGCCATGCAGGCCCGCATCCAGTCCAGCGTGCGCGACGAGATATCCAAAAGCCAGAAGGATTACTTCCTGCGGGAGCAAATGCGCGCCATCAATCGCGAATTGGGCGAGGTGGACGAAAAGACCCAGGAAATCAAGGAATATCAGGACAAAATCCGTAAGGCCAAGATGCCCAAGGAAGCCAAGGAGGAGGCCGACCGCCAACTCAAGCGCCTGGAGCAGATGCACCCGGAAGCGGGAGAAGCCCCCACGGTCCGCACCTATCTGGACTGGCTGGTGGAGGTTCCCTGGAAAAAGGCCACCAAGGACACCCTGGACATCAAAAAAGCCAAGGAAATTCTGGAAGAGGACCATTACGGCCTGGAAAAGGTCAAGGACCGCATTTTGGAATACCTGGCCGTACGCAAGCTCAACCCGAAAATGAAAGGCCCCATCCTGTGCTTTGTGGGCCCCCCGGGCGTGGGAAAAACCTCCCTGGGCAAGTCCATCGCCCGGGCCATGGGCCGGAAGTTTTACCGCCTTTCTTTGGGCGGCATCCGGGACGAGGCGGAAATAAGGGGCCATCGGCGGACTTACATCGGCGCCTTGCCCGGCCGCATCATCCAGGGGTTGAAGCATTGCAAGTCCAACAATCCCGTATTCATGATGGACGAGATCGATAAAATCGGCGCGGATTTTCGGGGAGATCCCTCCTCCGCCTTGCTGGAGGCTTTGGACCCGGAGCAGAACTTCGCCTTTTCGGATCATTACTTGAACGTGCCGTTCGACCTGTCTTCCGTCATGTTCATTACCACCGCCAACATGACAGACACCATCCCCTCGGCGTTGCTTGACAGGATGGAGGTCATCAATCTGGCCGGGTACACGGAAAACGAAAAGGTGCTTATCGCCCAGCAATACCTGGTTCCCCGGCAGGTCAAGGAAAACGGCCTCAAGCCGGAGGACATTACCATCTCGGGCAATGCATTGCTTAAAATGGCCACGGAATACACCAGCGAGTCCGGCTTGCGCAATCTGGAGCGTGAAATCGGAACCCTTTGCCGGAAAGTCAGCCGGAAAATCGCGGAAGGCAAAAAGGGGCCGTATCAGATTACCGCGTCCTCCCTGGTCAAATATCTTGGCCTGGAAAAATTTCTGCCCGAGATGGACCAGGAAGAGCCCCAGATCGGCCTTGCCACGGGACTGGCCTGGACCCATTGGGGCGGCGAAGCCCTGTACATCGAGACCACCCTCATGCGCGGCAAGGGGGAACTGGTGCTGACGGGCCAGTTGGGCGAAGTCATGCAGGAGTCGGCCAGGGCGGCTTTGTCTTACGCCCGGACCAACGAAGACGAGTTGGAGATAGACCCGGATCTGTTCGATAATTTCGACATCCATATTCATGTGCCGGCCGGCGCCATTCCCAAGGACGGCCCGTCCGCAGGCATCGCCATGACCACGGCCCTGGTTTCGGCCCTGACCGAGCGGCCGGTGGCCAATGACATCGCCATGACCGGCGAGGTGACCATTCGGGGCAGGGTGCTGCCCATAGGCGGCTTGCGTGAAAAATCTCTGGGCGCCTTAAGAGCCGGGATCAAGACAATTATTATTCCTGAGAAAAATAAAAAGGAGTTGTCCGAGGTTCCGCAGCAGGTGCGCAGAAAGCTGAAATACATCACGGTGAGCCACGTGAATGAGGTTTTGGAAAAGGCTCTCTTGCCCGCGGAAAAGAAAAAGGCGCCGCCGAAAAAAAAGCCGGCTAAAAAAGCGGCGAAGCCCAAGGCCAAAAAGACCCAGCCCAAGGCGAAAACGACAGAGGCCGCAGATAAATGA
- a CDS encoding thrombospondin type 3 repeat-containing protein — protein sequence MGLGHDDNAANPTQVEAIANVIAISAGGHHSCVLTADGSVWVWGSNQEGELGLGEIDGPESPVRLEGIPPAVAIATGYSNTAVLTAEGTVLIFGDNQYGQLGNWDYVYSSTPVHVEYSGGNLQLFNDNDADGSDDDVSDNCPGVSNPDQKDPDGDGLGDACDNCPDGFNPGQEDMDSDGVGDACDNNNDSDTIPDETDNCPFMANEDQWDTDGDGVGDACDNCALVANDDQADGDGDGLGDACDNCVATVNPDQYDWDSDGIGDACDDGDSDGVYDDMDNCPETPNYSQEDADGDWKGDACDGCPYDPFKSEPGVSGCGNAVPIVAAGYRHSLALTSGGEVFAWGSNGAGQLGLGTSGDGADERTPQKVNALSNVTALAAGEFHSLALARDGSVWSWGNNLWGQLGLGTSGSNTDKATPQKVEALSNVVAIVAGSYHTLALARDGSVWAWGDNYYGQLGLGTSGLGADESTPQKVEALSNAAAIVAGDNHSLALARDGSVWSWGRNDYGQLGLMDYSEIKTTPQQVTGIAGLVAMAGGGLHTLAVTQDGAVWAWGYNEYGQAGTGTSVCCYSSPVHAIYSGADFHLFDDTDGDGLDDDLFDNCFGIFNPGQEDADGDGVGDECDNCPSTANAQQGDEDGDGLGDACDNCPSNFNDLQEDADGDGVGDPCDNCPGDVNPDQADDDRDNVGNPCDNCPFTSNVDQADYDNDGIGDDCLGRNSSDVDNNGEVNLEDAIICLQIIVNQYEGVLKQDNALGYDGVFDTQEALFILQSLAGVR from the coding sequence TTGGGGCTGGGCCACGACGATAACGCCGCCAATCCCACGCAAGTGGAAGCCATTGCAAATGTTATTGCTATAAGCGCTGGAGGACACCACTCCTGCGTCTTGACTGCGGACGGCTCGGTGTGGGTCTGGGGAAGCAACCAGGAAGGCGAGTTGGGGCTTGGAGAGATTGATGGGCCGGAAAGCCCGGTTCGCCTGGAAGGCATTCCCCCGGCTGTCGCCATTGCAACAGGGTATAGTAATACAGCGGTATTGACGGCGGAGGGAACCGTGCTGATTTTCGGCGACAACCAATACGGCCAGTTGGGAAACTGGGATTATGTATATTCAAGCACTCCCGTCCATGTGGAATACTCCGGCGGTAACTTGCAATTGTTTAACGACAACGACGCCGACGGTTCGGACGACGATGTTTCCGACAATTGTCCAGGCGTCTCCAACCCGGACCAGAAGGACCCGGACGGAGACGGTCTCGGCGACGCCTGCGACAATTGCCCTGACGGCTTCAACCCGGGCCAGGAGGATATGGATTCCGACGGCGTGGGCGACGCCTGCGATAATAACAACGACAGCGACACAATCCCTGATGAAACGGATAACTGCCCTTTTATGGCCAATGAAGATCAATGGGATACGGACGGCGACGGCGTGGGCGACGCCTGCGACAACTGCGCCTTGGTTGCCAATGACGACCAGGCTGACGGCGACGGGGATGGTTTGGGCGACGCCTGCGATAATTGTGTGGCAACGGTAAATCCCGACCAATATGATTGGGATAGCGACGGCATTGGAGACGCTTGCGATGATGGGGATTCGGATGGGGTGTATGATGATATGGACAATTGCCCGGAAACGCCCAATTACAGCCAGGAAGATGCAGACGGAGATTGGAAGGGCGACGCCTGCGACGGCTGCCCTTACGATCCGTTCAAGTCGGAGCCCGGCGTCTCCGGCTGCGGCAATGCCGTCCCCATTGTTGCGGCGGGCTATCGCCACTCTCTGGCGCTGACTTCCGGCGGTGAAGTGTTTGCCTGGGGTTCCAATGGCGCCGGCCAGCTAGGGCTTGGGACCAGCGGCGATGGGGCTGATGAAAGAACGCCGCAGAAAGTAAATGCCCTTTCCAACGTAACTGCATTAGCCGCCGGAGAATTTCACTCCCTGGCTTTGGCCCGGGACGGCTCGGTGTGGTCCTGGGGGAATAATTTATGGGGCCAGTTGGGGCTGGGAACCAGTGGATCGAATACAGATAAAGCCACGCCGCAAAAAGTGGAAGCCCTTTCCAACGTGGTCGCAATAGTTGCTGGAAGTTATCATACCCTGGCTTTGGCCCGGGACGGCTCGGTGTGGGCCTGGGGGGATAATTATTACGGCCAGCTAGGGCTTGGGACCAGCGGCTTAGGGGCTGATGAAAGTACGCCGCAGAAAGTGGAAGCCCTTTCCAATGCGGCCGCAATAGTCGCTGGAGATAATCACTCCCTGGCTTTGGCTCGGGACGGCTCGGTATGGAGTTGGGGGCGCAATGACTACGGCCAGTTGGGGCTGATGGATTACAGTGAGATAAAAACGACGCCCCAGCAGGTGACCGGCATCGCAGGCCTTGTCGCCATGGCCGGCGGAGGTTTGCATACCCTGGCCGTAACCCAAGACGGCGCGGTGTGGGCCTGGGGGTATAATGAATATGGCCAGGCGGGGACGGGCACGTCCGTTTGTTGTTATAGCTCACCGGTTCATGCGATTTATTCCGGCGCTGATTTTCACCTGTTTGACGATACGGACGGCGATGGCCTGGATGACGACTTATTTGACAACTGCTTCGGAATTTTCAATCCCGGCCAGGAAGACGCGGACGGAGACGGCGTGGGCGACGAATGCGATAACTGCCCTTCCACGGCCAACGCCCAACAGGGGGATGAGGACGGAGACGGCCTGGGCGACGCTTGCGATAACTGCCCTTCCAACTTCAACGACTTACAGGAAGACGCGGACGGAGACGGCGTGGGCGACCCTTGCGACAATTGCCCGGGAGACGTTAATCCGGACCAAGCCGATGATGACCGCGATAACGTAGGAAACCCCTGCGACAACTGCCCGTTCACTTCCAACGTCGACCAGGCTGATTACGACAACGACGGCATAGGCGACGACTGCTTAGGCAGGAACTCCAGCGACGTCGATAATAACGGCGAGGTAAATCTGGAAGACGCCATCATCTGCCTGCAGATCATTGTAAATCAGTATGAAGGGGTCCTGAAACAGGATAACGCCCTGGGTTACGACGGCGTTTTTGACACGCAAGAGGCCCTGTTCATCCTCCAAAGCCTGGCGGGGGTGAGGTAG
- a CDS encoding RCC1 domain-containing protein gives MEKNWPCRSFYQDSVVFCHFQHSKTFFAARIVAAPIRFTFIILLLVVLFPVFFLAAPYPVFAADSGCNFTGSMLAAGLEHSLALKEDGTVWAWGANGAGQLGLGDNLDRSGPEQAMVVSGIVSLAAGKYFSLALASDGAVWAWGGNNFGQLGLGGNEDCLTPSQTLVLSNVAAMAGGDYHALAATQTGEVWAWGRNNSGQLGFVGDDADAPVRISDLDDVSAVAAGELFSLALKNDGTVWAWGSNGNAQLGTGVSGDSIATPTAIGVLSNITAIAAGKQFGLALAEDGSLWAWGANGSGQLGLGNFQSPQAPGRVATLSYVTAIGAGWYHAMAVTQGGALWAWGGNDEGRLGIGATGDQNLPVQVSSKAYVVSLAGGEKHSLALAADGSVWSWGSNASGQLGLESLTPASVLAPVHALYSGEDFFLFDDTDEDGTGDICDGCPDDPFKTAPGLSGCGRSEPMLDTQGPHVLALDAEGALWSWGWNEFGQLGLGDVLTRTQPVQAASSISNIAFLRAGWDHSLALTRDGSLYSWGNNSDGQLGMGDAISRTLPVQVPVISNVADMSAGYVFSLAVTRDGRLWAWGDNSHGQLGLGDLDDRHEPERLPDFGAVAAVDGGLLHTLAVTRDGYAWGWGLNNYHQAGPDAQVTLDQPVQIGGLSDITAVSAGAYHSLALDRFGQVLGMGI, from the coding sequence TTGGAAAAAAATTGGCCTTGCCGCAGTTTTTACCAAGACTCTGTGGTTTTTTGCCATTTTCAACACTCTAAAACATTCTTTGCCGCCAGGATTGTCGCCGCTCCCATCCGATTTACCTTTATCATCCTGTTACTGGTTGTCCTTTTTCCGGTCTTTTTTCTTGCCGCTCCATACCCCGTGTTCGCAGCGGATTCCGGCTGCAACTTCACCGGATCCATGCTTGCAGCCGGGTTGGAGCACTCCCTGGCTTTAAAAGAGGACGGGACGGTATGGGCCTGGGGCGCCAATGGCGCCGGCCAGCTTGGCCTGGGCGACAATCTGGACCGAAGCGGGCCGGAGCAGGCGATGGTGGTTTCCGGCATCGTTTCCCTGGCTGCGGGCAAATATTTTTCCCTGGCTTTGGCCTCGGACGGGGCTGTCTGGGCCTGGGGCGGGAATAATTTCGGGCAACTGGGCCTGGGGGGCAATGAAGATTGCCTGACGCCTTCACAGACCCTGGTTCTTTCCAATGTCGCGGCTATGGCAGGGGGCGATTACCATGCCCTGGCGGCGACGCAGACCGGAGAGGTCTGGGCCTGGGGCCGCAATAACAGCGGCCAGTTGGGGTTTGTCGGCGACGATGCCGACGCGCCGGTTCGGATTTCCGATCTTGATGATGTTTCGGCGGTCGCAGCGGGGGAGTTATTTTCCCTGGCTTTGAAAAATGACGGCACGGTCTGGGCCTGGGGGAGCAATGGAAACGCCCAGTTGGGAACCGGAGTCTCCGGGGATAGCATTGCAACCCCGACCGCCATTGGCGTTCTTTCCAATATCACAGCCATTGCAGCGGGCAAGCAATTCGGCCTGGCCCTGGCTGAAGACGGCTCTTTATGGGCCTGGGGCGCCAACGGGTCCGGCCAACTCGGCTTGGGGAATTTTCAAAGCCCCCAGGCGCCGGGGCGCGTCGCGACCTTGTCCTACGTAACGGCCATTGGGGCCGGGTGGTATCATGCTATGGCGGTCACCCAGGGCGGAGCCTTGTGGGCCTGGGGAGGGAATGACGAAGGCCGTCTTGGGATCGGCGCAACCGGCGATCAAAACCTGCCCGTCCAAGTGTCTTCTAAAGCCTATGTCGTCTCTTTGGCAGGAGGGGAGAAGCACTCCCTGGCCCTTGCCGCCGACGGTTCGGTCTGGTCCTGGGGATCGAACGCCAGCGGCCAGTTGGGCTTGGAAAGCCTGACTCCTGCATCCGTGCTTGCACCGGTCCACGCCCTCTATTCCGGGGAGGATTTTTTCCTGTTTGACGATACGGACGAGGACGGAACAGGCGACATCTGCGACGGCTGCCCTGACGATCCGTTCAAGACGGCGCCCGGTCTCTCCGGCTGCGGCCGCAGCGAGCCCATGTTGGACACGCAAGGGCCTCACGTTCTGGCGCTGGATGCGGAAGGCGCCTTGTGGTCCTGGGGATGGAACGAATTCGGCCAGTTGGGCCTTGGCGACGTGCTAACCCGGACCCAGCCCGTGCAGGCGGCCTCGTCAATTTCAAATATTGCGTTTCTCCGCGCAGGCTGGGATCATTCCCTGGCCTTGACCAGGGACGGCTCTTTATACTCCTGGGGCAATAACAGCGACGGCCAGTTGGGGATGGGCGATGCAATTTCTCGAACCCTGCCCGTGCAGGTCCCCGTGATTTCCAACGTAGCGGATATGTCAGCCGGATATGTATTCTCATTGGCAGTGACCCGGGACGGCAGGCTGTGGGCCTGGGGCGATAATAGTCATGGCCAGCTTGGCCTGGGCGACCTTGATGATCGCCATGAGCCGGAACGGCTTCCCGATTTCGGCGCTGTCGCCGCCGTGGACGGTGGATTGCTCCACACCCTGGCCGTCACCAGGGACGGTTACGCATGGGGTTGGGGATTGAACAATTATCATCAAGCAGGCCCGGACGCTCAGGTGACGCTTGACCAGCCTGTGCAAATAGGCGGCTTATCAGATATTACGGCTGTTTCGGCAGGCGCTTACCATTCCCTGGCCCTGGATCGGTTCGGCCAGGTTTTGGGCATGGGGATATAA